From a region of the Lactuca sativa cultivar Salinas chromosome 4, Lsat_Salinas_v11, whole genome shotgun sequence genome:
- the LOC111898483 gene encoding uncharacterized protein LOC111898483 — translation MRCEKHCTDLSSVSGVCASCLRQRLFRLIVAQEQAQAQSLAGNTCNSDTKPALQCSVSPFISRQKSENSGAPVAAVQRPYNKPRLNHSLSDQRFYNSPQIVLNTGGCIGGASSHKKKQSLIRLSSISNLFRSNNRNGDADSDHRFSVSSSKESSGAAGNPTSLTSSPSWFSNVLPGGGAAAGRQKMKSCYVDESSTIAATGVVRKQRYVRDRGMSPAGSSDDEFNDASSDYESAESCKQTPRRNPAHHTIRPAGVNRSVSGLIFCLSPLVRASPNRLWNNKGKPPAEAGGDSRPPVVPHLSYTKSFCANRSRKLADFGRSDPKR, via the coding sequence ATGAGGTGTGAAAAGCACTGCACGGATCTAAGTAGTGTCTCCGGCGTCTGCGCTTCTTGTCTCCGGCAACGCCTATTTAGGCTAATTGTTGCTCAGGAACAAGCGCAGGCCCAATCACTAGCAGGAAACACCTGTAATTCGGACACAAAACCGGCGTTACAGTGTTCTGTTTCTCCGTTCATCAGCCGTCAGAAGTCTGAGAACTCGGGGGCTCCCGTCGCAGCGGTCCAACGGCCGTATAACAAGCCTCGCCTTAATCATAGCCTCTCGGATCAAAGATTCTACAACTCGCCGCAGATAGTGCTTAATACTGGAGGTTGCATCGGTGGTGCTTCATCCCATAAGAAGAAACAGAGTTTAATTAGGTTATCTTCAATTTCGAATTTGTTCAGATCTAACAATCGAAACGGAGATGCAGATTCGGATCATAGATTTTCGGTTTCGAGTTCTAAGGAATCGTCTGGTGCTGCTGGCAATCCGACGTCGTTGACTTCATCTCCTTCGTGGTTCTCGAACGTTCTTCCAGGTGGTGGTGCTGCTGCTGGCCGCCAGAAGATGAAATCGTGTTACGTCGACGAGTCTTCAACAATCGCCGCTACCGGCGTGGTACGGAAGCAGCGGTACGTTCGAGATCGCGGAATGTCGCCTGCTGGATCTTCTGATGACGAATTCAACGATGCATCAAGTGATTACGAATCGGCAGAGTCATGTAAACAGACACCACGGAGAAATCCGGCTCATCATACAATCCGACCTGCCGGCGTTAACAGGAGTGTTTCTGGATTGATTTTCTGTTTGAGTCCATTAGTGCGTGCGAGTCCTAACCGGTTATGGAACAACAAAGGAAAGCCACCGGCGGAAGCAGGCGGTGATTCCAGACCTCCGGTGGTGCCTCATCTCTCGTACACCAAGTCGTTCTGCGCCAACAGATCACGGAAGCTCGCCGACTTCGGCAGGTCCGATCCAAAGCGTTGA